The following proteins come from a genomic window of Salvia hispanica cultivar TCC Black 2014 chromosome 4, UniMelb_Shisp_WGS_1.0, whole genome shotgun sequence:
- the LOC125223587 gene encoding ras-related protein RABD1-like has translation MSNEYDYLFKLLLIGDSSVGKSCLLLRFADDSYVDSYISTIGVDFKIRTVEQDGKTIKLQIWDTAGQERFRTITSSYYRGAHGIIIVYDVTEMESFNNVKQWLNEIDRYANDSVCKLLVGNKCDLVENKVVDTQTAKAFADELGIPFLETSAKDSINVEQAFLTMAAEIKKKMGNQPTAKSSANTVQIKGEPIEQKSNCCG, from the exons ATGAGTAACGAATA CGATTACTTGTTCAAGCTTCTCTTAATCGGTGACTCCTCTGTCGGCAAGTCTTGTCTTCTTCTCAGATTCGCG GATGATTCGTATGTGGACAGTTACATAAGCACCATTGGAGTTGATTTT AAAATAAGAACAGTGGAGCAGGATGGGAAGACAATCAAGCTTCAGATT TGGGACACTGCTGGACAGGAACGGTTCCGGACTATCACCAGCAGTTATTATCGAGGAGCTCATGGGATCATT ATTGTGTATGATGTTACCGAGATGGAGAGCTTCAACAATGTCAAGCAGTGGCTGAACGAAATCGATAGATATGCAAATGACAGTGTTTGCAAGCTTTTGGTGGGTAACAAATGCGATTTGGTTGAGAACAAAGTTGTGGACACACAAACCGCAAAG GCATTTGCAGATGAGCTAGGGATTCCTTTCCTTGAGACAAGTGCAAAAGATTCAATTAATGTGGAGCAGGCTTTCTTGACTATGGCtgcggagattaagaaaaa GATGGGTAACCAACCAACAGCAAAGTCGTCAGCGAATACGGTCCAGATCAAGGGAGAGCCAATTGAGCAGAAGAGCAACTGCTGCGGTTAA
- the LOC125223176 gene encoding ras-related protein RABA2a translates to MGRRADDEYDYLFKVVLIGDSGVGKSNLLSRFTRNEFCLESKSTIGVEFATRTLQVEGRTVKAQIWDTAGQERYRAITSAYYRGALGALLVYDVTKPTTFENVSRWLKELRDHADSNIVIMLIGNKTDLKHLRAVATEDAQSFAEKEGLSFIETSALEATNVEKAFQTILSEIYRIISKKPLSSEEPAANIKEGKTLVVGPQETDTKKTCCSTS, encoded by the exons ATGGGTCGGAGAGCCGATGACGAGTACGATTACTTGTTCAAAGTAGTATTAATCGGCGATTCAGGCGTCGGCAAATCGAACTTGCTGTCCCGATTCACTCGCAACGAGTTTTGTTTGGAATCTAAATCAACGATTGGAGTCGAATTCGCTACCCGCACTCTTCag GTTGAGGGAAGAACAGTGAAGGCTCAGATATGGGACACAGCTGGGCAAGAGAGATACAGGGCTATAACCAGTGCATATTATCGTGGTGCTCTAGGTGCTCTTCTTGTGTATGATGTCACAAAACCTACCACATTTGAGAACGTGAGTCGTTGGTTGAAGGAGCTGAGGGACCACGCAGACTCCAACATTGTTATTATGCTCATAGGAAATAAGACTGATCTCAAGCATCTCAGAGCTGTTGCGACAGAGGATGCTCAAAGTTTTGCCGAAAAAGAGGGGCTCTCATTCATTGAGACCTCTGCTCTGGAGGCCACTAATGTGGAGAAGGCCTTCCAGACCATCCTTTCAGAAATATATCGTATAATCAGCAAGAAACCGCTATCTTCCGAGGAGCCCGCAGCAAATATCAAAGAGGGGAAGACTCTTGTTGTTGGTCCACAAGAGACTGACACGAAGAAGACCTGCTGTTCGACGTCCTGA